From Streptomyces sp. NBC_00370, a single genomic window includes:
- a CDS encoding RNA 2'-phosphotransferase, translated as MTGKPDEQRTVKVSKYLSKHLRHRPERIGLTLDAHGWVAVDDLIRATAAHNFPITRAELDHVVAVNDKQRFTIEGERIRASQGHSVTVDLDLPPVEPPPYLYHGTAPHALAAIRAEGLRRMNRHHVHLSADRETATRVGARRGRPVVLSVDAGTMHTDGHTFHVSANGVWLTDAVPQRYLRFPTA; from the coding sequence ATGACAGGAAAACCCGACGAACAGCGCACCGTGAAGGTGTCGAAGTACCTCTCGAAACACCTGCGCCACCGGCCCGAACGGATCGGCCTCACCCTCGACGCCCACGGCTGGGTGGCGGTCGACGACCTGATCCGCGCGACGGCCGCACACAACTTCCCGATCACCCGCGCCGAACTCGACCATGTGGTCGCCGTCAACGACAAACAGCGCTTCACCATCGAGGGCGAGCGGATTCGCGCCAGCCAGGGCCACTCGGTGACCGTCGACCTGGACCTCCCCCCGGTCGAACCACCGCCGTACCTCTACCACGGCACGGCCCCGCACGCCCTGGCCGCGATCCGCGCCGAAGGCCTGCGCCGGATGAACCGCCACCACGTCCACCTCTCCGCCGACCGCGAGACAGCAACCCGCGTAGGCGCCCGCCGAGGCCGCCCCGTCGTCCTGTCGGTGGACGCGGGCACGATGCACACCGACGGCCACACCTTCCACGTGAGCGCGAACGGCGTCTGGCTCACCGACGCCGTACCGCAGCGCTACCTGCGCTTCCCGACGGCCTGA
- a CDS encoding MerR family transcriptional regulator, whose translation MSGAEYRIEALAQASGATVRTIRAYQDRGLLPTPERRGRANVYGETHLARLRQIADLLERGYSLASIKELLEAWDAGRGLGGVLGLVAEVHGPWTDEEAARISRTELDERFGAMRDDAAVEEALELGVLERVPGRDDTFVVPSPQELTVAVELYAAGVPLAAISGHLRELRGQVEHIAARFLEFTGEHVFARYLGHRPPTDAEAAEAAALVRRLRPLAQQSVDAELARAMRLFATRQLEQHLSAGLPLPTDVEERSVAVPAGTIRAVEALVGLENVAAFVAAATEREVQARALDALTSTDRQTRHIDQVD comes from the coding sequence GTGAGCGGCGCCGAGTACCGGATCGAGGCGTTGGCCCAGGCGAGCGGTGCCACCGTCCGGACGATCCGCGCGTACCAGGACCGCGGCCTGCTGCCGACGCCCGAGCGGCGCGGCCGGGCCAATGTGTACGGCGAGACCCATCTGGCCAGGCTCCGGCAGATCGCCGACCTGCTGGAGCGCGGCTACAGTCTGGCGTCCATCAAGGAGTTGCTGGAGGCGTGGGACGCGGGACGCGGCCTCGGCGGGGTGCTCGGCCTGGTCGCCGAGGTGCACGGACCGTGGACCGACGAGGAGGCCGCCCGGATCTCCCGTACGGAGCTGGACGAGCGGTTCGGCGCGATGCGCGACGACGCGGCGGTCGAAGAGGCGCTGGAGCTGGGCGTGCTGGAACGTGTCCCGGGCCGTGACGACACCTTCGTGGTGCCGAGCCCCCAGGAGCTGACCGTGGCAGTGGAGTTGTACGCGGCGGGCGTCCCACTGGCCGCGATCTCCGGCCATCTGCGGGAACTTCGCGGCCAGGTCGAACATATCGCCGCCCGATTCCTGGAGTTCACCGGCGAGCATGTCTTCGCCCGCTACCTCGGCCACCGCCCGCCGACGGACGCGGAAGCGGCCGAGGCCGCAGCGCTGGTACGCCGGCTCCGCCCGCTCGCCCAGCAGTCGGTCGACGCCGAACTGGCCCGCGCGATGCGCCTGTTCGCCACCCGCCAGCTGGAACAGCACCTGTCGGCCGGGCTCCCCCTGCCGACGGACGTCGAGGAACGCTCGGTGGCGGTGCCCGCCGGGACAATCCGGGCCGTCGAGGCACTGGTTGGCCTGGAGAACGTGGCGGCGTTCGTCGCTGCGGCCACGGAACGGGAAGTCCAGGCCAGGGCGTTGGACGCGCTGACCTCAACAGACCGACAAACAAGACATATCGATCAAGTGGACTAA
- a CDS encoding SDR family oxidoreductase: MGEFSERRERRVRTGGVELSVAELGDPADPTVLLVHGYPDSKEVWSQVAARLADRFHVVLYDVRGHGGSTAPEPLRGGFTLEKLTDDFLAVAEAVSPDRPVHLVGHDWGSVQAWEFVTVARTEGRIASFTSLSGPSLDHLGLWIKKRAARPTPRAVGQLVGQGAKSWYIYLLHTPRLPELAWRGPLGRRWPAILRKVENVPDGPGAPYPTASLPEDAAHGAWLYRDNVRARLRRPRTNAYAHAPVQLIVPTEDAFLSERLYDDLAEWAPRLTRRTVPVKHWVPRTRPDQLAIWIADFADRYAEDGAGSGPGGAAAAVTPASGRYAERFGGQLVLVTGAASGIGRATALGFAESGARVIAVDVNGEGAARTAELARLIGSPEAWSEQADVGDEQAMEKLAAKVAADYGIVDVLVNNAGIGLSGSFLDTTADDWRKVLDVNLWGVIHGCRLFGRQMAERGQGGHIVNTASAAAYQPSRALPAYSTSKAAVLMLSECLRAELAGRGVGVSAVCPGFVNTNITATARFTGVSEQEQERRRKKTSRLYGLRNYPPEKVADAVLRAVVHNQAVVPVTPEARVARLLSRISPGALRAIARVEPPL; the protein is encoded by the coding sequence ATGGGCGAGTTCAGTGAGCGCCGGGAGCGCCGGGTGCGCACCGGCGGTGTCGAGTTGAGTGTCGCCGAGCTGGGTGATCCGGCGGATCCGACGGTGCTGCTGGTGCACGGCTATCCGGACAGCAAGGAGGTCTGGTCGCAGGTCGCCGCCCGGCTCGCCGACCGGTTCCATGTCGTCCTGTACGACGTGCGGGGCCACGGCGGCTCGACGGCGCCCGAGCCGCTGCGCGGCGGCTTCACGCTGGAGAAGCTGACGGACGACTTCCTGGCGGTGGCCGAAGCGGTGAGCCCGGACCGGCCGGTGCATCTGGTCGGCCACGACTGGGGTTCGGTGCAGGCGTGGGAGTTCGTCACGGTCGCGCGGACGGAAGGCAGGATCGCCTCGTTCACGTCGCTTTCGGGGCCCTCCCTCGACCACCTGGGGCTCTGGATCAAGAAGCGGGCCGCGCGGCCGACACCGCGCGCGGTCGGGCAGTTGGTCGGTCAGGGCGCCAAGTCCTGGTACATCTACCTGCTGCACACGCCCCGGCTGCCCGAGCTGGCCTGGCGCGGACCGCTGGGCAGACGGTGGCCCGCGATCCTCCGCAAGGTGGAGAACGTGCCGGACGGCCCCGGCGCCCCCTATCCGACGGCGTCGCTGCCCGAGGACGCGGCGCACGGCGCGTGGCTCTACCGGGACAATGTGCGCGCCCGGTTGCGCAGGCCCCGTACGAACGCGTACGCGCACGCGCCGGTCCAGCTGATCGTGCCGACGGAGGACGCCTTCCTGTCGGAGCGGCTCTACGACGACCTCGCCGAGTGGGCGCCGCGGCTCACGCGTCGTACGGTCCCGGTCAAGCACTGGGTGCCGCGTACCCGCCCCGATCAACTCGCCATCTGGATAGCCGACTTCGCCGACCGCTACGCGGAGGACGGCGCAGGGAGCGGACCGGGCGGCGCCGCCGCGGCTGTCACGCCGGCGAGCGGGCGGTACGCGGAGCGGTTCGGCGGGCAGCTCGTCCTGGTCACGGGCGCGGCCAGCGGGATCGGCCGGGCCACGGCGCTGGGGTTCGCCGAGTCCGGTGCCCGGGTGATCGCGGTCGACGTGAACGGCGAGGGCGCGGCCAGGACGGCGGAGCTGGCGCGGCTGATCGGCTCCCCCGAAGCATGGAGCGAACAGGCCGACGTCGGTGACGAGCAGGCGATGGAGAAGCTGGCGGCCAAGGTCGCCGCCGACTACGGAATCGTCGATGTCCTCGTCAACAACGCGGGGATCGGTCTCTCCGGCTCGTTCCTCGACACCACGGCCGACGACTGGCGGAAGGTCCTGGACGTCAATCTGTGGGGGGTCATCCACGGCTGCCGGCTCTTCGGCAGGCAGATGGCCGAGCGCGGGCAGGGCGGCCATATCGTCAACACCGCCTCGGCCGCCGCGTATCAGCCGTCACGTGCGCTGCCCGCGTACAGCACGTCGAAGGCGGCGGTGCTGATGCTCAGCGAATGCCTGCGGGCCGAACTGGCCGGGCGGGGCGTCGGGGTGTCCGCCGTCTGTCCGGGCTTCGTCAACACGAACATCACGGCCACGGCCCGCTTCACCGGTGTCTCGGAGCAGGAGCAGGAGCGGCGCAGGAAGAAGACGTCCCGGCTCTACGGGCTGCGCAACTACCCGCCGGAGAAGGTCGCCGACGCCGTACTGCGCGCTGTCGTGCACAACCAGGCGGTGGTCCCCGTGACACCGGAGGCCCGGGTCGCCCGGCTGCTGTCGCGGATCTCGCCCGGCGCACTGCGGGCGATAGCCAGGGTGGAGCCCCCGCTGTGA
- a CDS encoding metal-dependent hydrolase, translating into MVPRRVSFDWHATPLHWIPDEPTATHVINVLHLLLPAGERWFVKVFKEALPLVTDPELAKDVKGFMGQEATHSVQHAYVLDHLAEQRLDTAEFTRRVDFIFERLLGDRPPWRIPLPAGRWLLYRLAFVAAIEQFTAVLGDWVLRAEALDSAAADPVMLDLLRWHGAEEVEHRAVAFDMYQHCGGGEPLRYVRRVGTMCVTAPVLLWMWVWGTRYLIRHDPRLAGSLRYSRRAHNAAVAKGLLPAWGELGAALPRYFRRSYHPSQEASLSRAVGYLAASPAARAAREGER; encoded by the coding sequence ATCGTGCCGCGCCGGGTCTCGTTCGACTGGCATGCGACACCGCTGCACTGGATACCGGACGAGCCCACCGCCACGCATGTCATCAACGTGCTGCATCTGCTGCTGCCGGCGGGCGAACGCTGGTTCGTCAAGGTGTTCAAGGAAGCCCTGCCGCTGGTCACCGATCCCGAACTGGCCAAGGACGTCAAGGGATTCATGGGCCAGGAGGCCACCCACAGCGTGCAGCACGCGTATGTGCTGGACCATCTGGCGGAGCAGCGGCTGGACACGGCGGAGTTCACCCGCCGTGTCGACTTCATCTTCGAGCGCCTGCTCGGCGACCGGCCGCCGTGGCGGATCCCGCTGCCCGCCGGCAGGTGGCTGCTCTACCGGCTGGCGTTCGTCGCGGCGATCGAGCAGTTCACCGCCGTCCTGGGCGACTGGGTGCTGCGCGCCGAAGCGCTGGACAGCGCGGCGGCGGACCCGGTCATGCTCGACCTGCTGCGCTGGCACGGCGCCGAGGAGGTCGAACACCGCGCGGTGGCCTTCGACATGTACCAGCACTGCGGGGGCGGCGAGCCGCTGCGCTACGTCCGCAGGGTGGGGACGATGTGTGTCACGGCGCCCGTGCTGCTGTGGATGTGGGTCTGGGGGACCCGCTACCTGATCCGGCACGACCCGCGGCTCGCCGGCTCGCTGCGCTACTCACGCCGGGCCCACAACGCGGCTGTGGCCAAGGGTCTGTTGCCGGCCTGGGGCGAGCTGGGAGCAGCCCTGCCCCGCTACTTCCGCCGCTCGTACCACCCCTCCCAGGAGGCTTCGCTGAGCAGGGCCGTCGGCTATCTCGCGGCCTCGCCCGCCGCGCGTGCGGCCCGGGAGGGGGAGCGGTGA
- a CDS encoding LLM class flavin-dependent oxidoreductase: MSLRLSTVILPVDRWHEGGRAKWQRAEELGFHTAYTYDHLSWRTFRDGPWFGALPTLTAAATATDHLRLGTLVTSPNFRHPVTLAKELMSLDDIAGGRITLGIGAGGNGFDATALGQEPWTPRERADRFGEFVPLLDRLLTEGAVTQEGDFYSAVEARNIPGCVQRPRLPFAVAATGPRGLKLAARYGQGWVTTGDPKLFEEGTPEQSRAALRDQIDRLGSACAEIGRDPAELDKILLHGFTPDRNRPLESVDAFVDFAGHHRDLGITEIAVHWPIPDSDFAADQAVFEAIANEAVAQLG, from the coding sequence ATGAGTCTGCGTCTGAGCACCGTGATCCTCCCCGTCGACCGCTGGCACGAGGGAGGCCGGGCGAAGTGGCAGCGCGCCGAGGAACTCGGTTTCCACACGGCGTACACCTACGACCACCTCTCCTGGCGCACCTTCCGTGACGGCCCGTGGTTCGGGGCCCTGCCCACGCTCACCGCCGCCGCCACAGCGACCGACCACCTCCGGCTGGGCACTCTCGTCACGTCACCGAACTTCCGTCACCCCGTGACGCTCGCCAAGGAGCTGATGTCGCTCGACGACATCGCGGGCGGCCGGATCACCCTCGGCATCGGCGCGGGCGGCAACGGCTTCGACGCGACGGCGCTGGGGCAGGAGCCGTGGACGCCGCGCGAACGGGCCGACCGCTTCGGCGAGTTCGTGCCGCTGCTCGACCGGCTGCTCACCGAGGGCGCGGTGACGCAGGAGGGGGACTTCTACTCGGCGGTCGAGGCGCGGAACATCCCCGGCTGTGTGCAGCGGCCCCGGCTCCCCTTCGCCGTCGCGGCGACCGGCCCGCGCGGGCTCAAGCTGGCCGCGCGGTACGGGCAGGGGTGGGTCACCACGGGCGACCCGAAGCTCTTCGAGGAGGGCACGCCCGAGCAGTCCCGGGCCGCGCTGCGCGACCAGATCGACCGGCTCGGCTCCGCGTGCGCGGAGATCGGACGTGACCCCGCCGAGCTGGACAAGATTCTGCTCCACGGCTTCACCCCGGACCGCAACCGACCGCTGGAGTCGGTCGACGCCTTCGTGGACTTCGCCGGGCACCACCGCGATCTCGGGATCACCGAGATCGCGGTCCACTGGCCGATCCCCGACTCCGACTTCGCCGCGGACCAAGCCGTCTTCGAGGCGATCGCCAACGAGGCCGTCGCGCAGCTCGGCTGA